A single genomic interval of Spirosoma linguale DSM 74 harbors:
- a CDS encoding TonB-dependent receptor plug (PFAM: TonB-dependent receptor plug; TonB-dependent receptor~KEGG: mxa:MXAN_4746 TonB-dependent receptor), with the protein MTQPLTAMTKQLIALGSLLLIGILPTRAQLVASSNRYASYQKQPTDTRLITLKSALSELEQHYSVSFIYPTNLVDTKVSMVNQRNRNLETELASLLNSTGLTYRKVQPRFYAIVPEKEKSTRLFRKIEQIETKTTTDPSTEAVRLPERTIDKLERIGWSTTSAQPLADITGKVLDKNGQGIPGVSVVIKGTTRGTTTNTDGEYNLNAPNNAVLVFSFVGYASQEVAVANRSRINITLLDDVKSISEVVVVGYGTQKRASVTGAISSVSAQEVTQLPVPSVEQAIQGRVPGVTVVSNGSPGETPIVRIRGIGSINYAANPLYVIDGFPTSDLNNFDTRDIESVDVLKDASSAAIYGSRAANGVIIVTTKKGSGDGKLHVNYDGYVGTQSAWRQLDLLNRDEYIQYGTALRTNAGQPVPTRFSNLNQPIYTGASQTYAQTDTDWQKAVFRDAPITQHSVQLSGGNEKSRFYSSVGYFNQQGIMIGTGYKRGNFRINSDHAISKRFSFGQTLTISYDDKLNEVSAGGRTQVQNMIRMTPYMPVEDPTLLGGYRGPDGSDGSDPQNPVRAALQDQSNTQRMKILGSAYVDVKIIDGLTYRLRGGIDYVTARTFSFLPIYSESFNARALANISDDRLTYASPLISNQLTYEKTFGKHSFNVVAVAERQAGNSLQIVGTGQAASNTIRELSAVISTSAGLNGTRSQNVLLSYLGRLNYEYAGKYLLGASFRRDGSSRFAPGNKWGNFPSVSAGWRISEEAFLKNVPAISELKVRASYGTMGFNGIGDYSWQVAVSQNTNAIIGGDRTQGTYFDRLGNTDLRWEVTKMSNVGVDLGLFSNSITLSAEVYQRNTDGLILNQPIAPSIGYSQSPIVNVGSMRNTGVEMQLGYNKTKGALRFNASGNISFINNKVLSLGPTVSPLLNGANADYGGFDITRTEAGQSIQYFYGWKVAGIFQNADEIKSAPTQANAAPGDLRFVDANGDGKIDASDRVNLGSFLPKFTYGLNLSANYRGFDLSMFFQGVQGNKIYNGVKVLEQGMLRLFNAGTDVLRAWTPTNTVTDVPRAVDGDPNGNSRTSDRFIEDGSYLRLKNLSIGYSVPAGALQAFSRGTLSRARVYVASTNLLTFTKYTGYDPEVGSRTSNTNPTLTNGIDYGQFPQARTFMVGLQLGF; encoded by the coding sequence ATGACGCAACCTCTTACTGCCATGACTAAACAATTAATTGCGCTTGGTTCGTTGCTACTGATTGGAATACTACCGACTCGGGCACAGCTCGTGGCTTCCAGCAATCGGTATGCCTCCTATCAGAAGCAGCCAACAGATACCCGCTTGATTACGTTGAAAAGTGCGTTAAGTGAGCTTGAACAGCATTACAGCGTTTCGTTTATTTATCCAACCAACCTGGTCGACACCAAAGTCTCGATGGTCAACCAGCGTAATCGGAATCTCGAAACGGAACTCGCCAGTTTACTCAACAGCACCGGCTTAACGTACCGAAAAGTCCAGCCCCGCTTTTATGCCATTGTCCCGGAAAAGGAAAAGAGCACACGGCTTTTTCGTAAAATCGAACAGATCGAAACCAAAACTACTACCGATCCATCGACAGAAGCCGTAAGGTTACCCGAACGCACCATCGACAAACTGGAGCGTATTGGATGGTCTACTACATCGGCCCAGCCCTTAGCCGACATTACGGGTAAAGTACTGGACAAAAACGGGCAGGGAATTCCGGGGGTTAGTGTTGTTATTAAAGGCACCACACGAGGCACTACGACCAATACAGACGGGGAGTACAACCTCAATGCCCCGAATAACGCGGTGCTGGTATTCAGTTTTGTCGGTTATGCCTCGCAGGAAGTTGCCGTAGCCAACCGAAGCCGCATTAACATTACCCTGCTGGACGATGTAAAATCCATCAGCGAAGTGGTTGTTGTCGGTTACGGTACCCAGAAACGGGCGTCGGTAACGGGTGCTATCTCGTCGGTATCCGCCCAGGAGGTAACACAACTGCCCGTACCGAGCGTGGAGCAGGCCATTCAGGGACGCGTGCCGGGCGTAACGGTCGTGAGCAACGGCTCCCCCGGCGAAACACCCATTGTGCGTATTCGGGGCATTGGTTCCATCAACTACGCGGCTAACCCGCTGTACGTTATCGACGGTTTTCCGACGAGTGACCTAAACAACTTCGACACCCGCGACATTGAGTCGGTCGATGTATTGAAAGATGCCTCCTCAGCCGCCATCTATGGCTCACGGGCGGCCAATGGCGTTATCATTGTCACGACCAAAAAAGGTAGTGGAGATGGTAAACTGCACGTCAACTACGACGGCTACGTAGGCACACAAAGTGCCTGGCGTCAACTCGATCTACTCAACCGGGACGAGTACATCCAGTATGGCACTGCCCTCCGGACCAATGCCGGTCAGCCGGTGCCAACGCGGTTCAGCAACCTGAATCAGCCCATTTATACTGGGGCTTCTCAAACGTACGCTCAAACGGATACCGACTGGCAGAAGGCCGTATTCCGGGATGCGCCCATTACGCAGCATAGCGTTCAGTTATCGGGCGGTAACGAAAAGTCGCGTTTCTATTCATCTGTCGGCTATTTCAATCAACAGGGTATCATGATTGGCACGGGGTACAAGCGCGGCAACTTCCGCATCAACTCCGACCATGCCATTAGCAAGCGCTTCTCATTCGGGCAAACGCTGACCATCTCCTACGACGATAAGCTTAACGAAGTAAGCGCCGGAGGCCGGACACAGGTTCAGAACATGATCCGCATGACACCTTACATGCCCGTTGAAGACCCTACCCTGCTCGGCGGTTACCGTGGTCCCGACGGCTCCGACGGCTCTGACCCCCAAAACCCGGTACGGGCCGCGCTACAGGACCAGAGCAACACCCAGCGCATGAAAATCCTGGGAAGTGCTTATGTCGATGTCAAGATCATTGACGGGCTGACCTACCGCCTGCGCGGAGGTATCGACTACGTAACGGCGCGTACCTTTTCCTTCCTGCCAATCTACAGTGAGAGTTTCAACGCCCGGGCGCTGGCCAACATTTCCGACGACCGGCTGACGTACGCTTCTCCCCTGATCTCCAATCAGTTGACCTACGAAAAAACATTTGGCAAACACAGCTTCAATGTCGTTGCCGTAGCCGAACGGCAGGCGGGCAACAGCCTTCAGATAGTTGGAACAGGCCAGGCCGCTTCAAATACGATTCGCGAGTTGAGCGCCGTTATTAGTACGAGTGCGGGTTTAAACGGCACTCGCTCTCAAAACGTGCTGCTGTCGTATCTGGGTCGCCTTAATTACGAGTACGCGGGTAAATACCTTCTGGGTGCCTCGTTCCGGCGGGATGGCTCGTCGCGGTTTGCACCGGGTAATAAGTGGGGTAATTTCCCATCGGTGTCAGCGGGCTGGCGGATTAGTGAAGAAGCTTTCCTGAAAAATGTACCGGCTATTTCGGAATTGAAGGTTCGTGCCAGCTATGGTACGATGGGCTTCAATGGTATCGGCGATTACTCGTGGCAGGTGGCCGTCTCTCAGAACACGAACGCCATCATCGGGGGCGACCGCACGCAGGGAACCTACTTCGACCGTCTGGGCAACACCGACCTGCGGTGGGAAGTTACGAAGATGAGTAACGTCGGGGTTGATCTGGGCTTGTTCAGCAACAGCATAACCCTCTCGGCCGAAGTTTATCAGCGAAATACGGACGGCCTGATTCTGAACCAGCCCATTGCGCCATCCATCGGTTATTCGCAATCGCCCATTGTCAACGTGGGCAGCATGCGGAATACGGGGGTCGAAATGCAACTTGGCTATAACAAAACGAAGGGCGCTCTTCGATTCAACGCATCGGGCAACATCAGCTTTATTAACAATAAAGTGCTGAGCCTCGGGCCCACCGTGTCGCCCCTGCTCAATGGTGCCAACGCCGATTACGGCGGATTCGACATTACCCGTACCGAAGCCGGTCAGTCAATTCAGTACTTCTACGGCTGGAAAGTAGCGGGTATCTTCCAGAATGCCGACGAAATCAAATCAGCTCCAACGCAGGCCAATGCCGCGCCCGGCGACCTTCGCTTTGTCGATGCAAACGGCGATGGCAAGATCGACGCCAGCGACCGGGTAAACCTGGGCAGCTTCCTGCCAAAATTCACTTATGGACTGAACCTGTCGGCCAATTACCGCGGCTTCGATCTATCGATGTTCTTTCAGGGTGTTCAGGGCAACAAAATTTACAACGGCGTAAAAGTTCTTGAGCAGGGTATGCTCCGGTTGTTCAATGCCGGAACGGATGTGCTGCGGGCCTGGACACCAACCAATACGGTGACCGACGTACCCCGTGCCGTTGATGGCGACCCCAATGGTAACTCGCGTACGTCAGACCGGTTCATTGAGGATGGCTCCTACTTACGGCTGAAAAACCTGAGCATCGGCTATTCAGTACCAGCGGGTGCGTTACAGGCATTTTCGCGCGGTACCCTGAGCCGGGCGCGGGTCTATGTAGCATCGACCAATCTGCTGACGTTTACGAAATACACTGGCTACGACCCTGAAGTGGGCTCTCGCACCAGCAATACCAACCCAACGCTGACCAATGGTATCGACTATGGACAGTTTCCGCAGGCACGCACCTTCATGGTAGGTCTTCAACTTGGTTTTTAA
- a CDS encoding anti-FecI sigma factor, FecR (PFAM: FecR protein~KEGG: pfo:Pfl01_0930 putative FecR) gives MTEQLLQRYFANQVTPDEARRVLDWLNTEAGQVYLQARIDAQFNGAEWLVPDTVSAPDAERILSAIRSRMEPEPATLSAEIPVRRLSTWTQAMRWAAVLAGFVLLATGAFTAYKQWYPDDLICQTAFGKISTLTLPDGSTVTLNGNSRLRYAPRWASHQTREVWLDGEGYFRVTHQQNHERFVVHLPNKLNIEVLGTQFNVMARQARAKVVLNTGKIRLDVGEQAKEKLVMRPGDLFYADVKAKVYYRKHVDAAAQAAWQSGKLTFDGTTLQEVAQMLKDTYGVNVIITDPALQRQTISGTIPNQSMQTILNGLTTLFDLHITQQPNQIIIQ, from the coding sequence ATGACCGAACAGTTACTTCAACGCTATTTCGCCAATCAGGTCACACCCGACGAAGCCCGGCGCGTGTTGGATTGGCTAAACACCGAGGCCGGCCAGGTGTATCTACAAGCTCGAATCGACGCCCAGTTTAACGGAGCCGAATGGCTGGTGCCAGACACCGTTTCGGCACCCGACGCCGAACGAATACTGAGCGCCATTCGCTCACGGATGGAACCGGAGCCGGCTACCCTCTCTGCTGAAATACCCGTTCGACGGCTCTCGACATGGACACAGGCAATGCGCTGGGCCGCTGTACTGGCAGGCTTCGTTTTGCTGGCAACGGGCGCTTTTACGGCCTATAAACAATGGTATCCTGACGACCTGATTTGCCAGACGGCCTTTGGCAAAATATCGACGCTGACCCTGCCAGACGGCTCCACAGTTACCCTGAACGGCAACAGCCGGTTACGGTATGCGCCCCGCTGGGCCAGCCACCAGACCCGCGAAGTTTGGCTCGATGGGGAAGGCTATTTCCGGGTCACTCACCAACAAAATCACGAACGATTTGTAGTCCACCTACCCAATAAACTGAACATTGAAGTGCTGGGTACTCAATTTAATGTCATGGCCCGGCAAGCCCGGGCTAAGGTAGTGCTGAATACAGGGAAAATCCGGTTGGATGTTGGCGAACAGGCTAAGGAAAAGCTGGTGATGCGCCCCGGCGACCTGTTCTATGCTGATGTTAAGGCCAAGGTGTATTACCGAAAGCACGTCGATGCAGCCGCACAGGCGGCCTGGCAATCCGGCAAGCTGACGTTCGATGGCACCACCCTACAGGAAGTCGCGCAGATGCTGAAAGACACTTATGGCGTGAACGTGATTATTACCGACCCGGCCCTTCAACGGCAAACCATTTCCGGAACTATCCCCAACCAATCCATGCAAACAATACTCAATGGCCTTACCACTCTATTTGACCTACATATTACTCAACAACCAAATCAGATAATCATACAATGA
- a CDS encoding RNA polymerase, sigma-24 subunit, ECF subfamily (TIGRFAM: RNA polymerase sigma-70 factor; RNA polymerase sigma factor, sigma-70 family~PFAM: sigma-70 region 2 domain protein; Sigma-70 region 4 type 2~KEGG: saz:Sama_2611 ECF subfamily RNA polymerase sigma-24 factor), with product MELTDKDLVIRLKQNDEVAFEALFRRYYRYLYSIAVQYLKDPVLAEDALQEIYLKLWVNRSQLDELQSVRSYLATAMRHQVLNSIRDNKRAILRHITHQASQSDTDTTTEETLLFNEYSSVFREGLRKLSAQRRLVFTLRSEQGLSNEEVASKLKISINTVKVQYYQACRFLRDYLRQHAGIEAMLLIMAAFCS from the coding sequence ATGGAACTGACGGATAAGGATTTAGTAATTCGTCTCAAACAAAATGACGAAGTAGCGTTCGAAGCGTTGTTTCGACGGTACTACCGTTACCTATACAGTATTGCTGTTCAATACCTAAAGGACCCCGTTTTGGCCGAAGATGCTCTTCAGGAAATCTATCTCAAATTGTGGGTGAATCGGTCGCAACTGGACGAATTGCAGTCTGTCAGGAGTTACCTGGCTACGGCTATGCGACATCAGGTCTTGAATAGTATCCGGGATAACAAGCGAGCCATTCTGCGGCATATAACGCATCAGGCCAGCCAGTCCGATACCGATACCACAACCGAAGAAACTTTGCTGTTCAACGAGTATAGCTCTGTTTTCAGGGAGGGTCTGCGTAAGCTGTCGGCACAACGGCGGCTGGTTTTTACCCTCCGCTCCGAACAGGGTTTATCCAACGAGGAAGTAGCCTCCAAACTCAAGATTTCTATCAATACGGTTAAGGTGCAGTATTATCAGGCCTGCCGGTTTCTTCGCGATTACCTGCGTCAGCACGCCGGTATTGAAGCAATGCTCCTCATCATGGCTGCTTTTTGCAGTTAA
- a CDS encoding peptidase S45 penicillin amidase (PFAM: peptidase S45 penicillin amidase~KEGG: reu:Reut_A1841 penicillin amidase) — protein MQYTKAILVSLGTISLIWALNRSWGSIPAFAPLLSPFVGFWQNAESVNNADEEITLEGTKAPVTVIFDDLAIPHVFAQNDADAYFTQGYLTARDRLWQMEFQTHAAAGRVSELVGDKALELDRYNRRLGMGFGAEKAVKEMLADPRTREAIESYTAGINAYINQLSPSGYPLEYKLLGYAPEPWQPIKCAYFLKYMSGVLALGADDLNMSNVLKKYGTVVTNDLFPDYPFREDPIIPAGTKWDFTPVKIPAVPANSQTDTKPLAMNWPEHDPAIGSNNWAVGPQKSATGYPILANDPHLTLSLPSIWYQIQLVTPTMNVYGASMPGSPGVIIGFNKQIAWGVTNVGADVLDFYQIRFKDASRREYWHDNKWKPVTRRLEVIKVKGQADVIDTVLYTHHGPIMYEVGQKPFASNVPVGYAARWIAHEASNDFLTYYLLDRAKNHDDYRKALSSYSAPAQNFVFADIAKDIAISPNGRFPLKWKDQGKFLLDGTNPAHDWQGWIPAAQNPHVKNPSRGFVSSANQSSTDPTYPYYINWQFGSYERGARINQRLTAMKNATADSLRVLQNDNRNVRATDALPVFLPYIQEKGLSGAQAKALAIIKKWQYNNDVAEIGPTIFTEWMRQCMDGVWKDDFPGNDSTTLRYPSFDRMLQLAEKDPASHWFDDITTPAKETIVLVLTKSFQSAVDSLTHRHGPLGESWQWGKHKATRIGHLARLDALSALNVQIGGGAGIVNATTERTGPSWRMVVALGPTPKAYGVYPGGQSGNPGSPYYLNMLETWRTGQLNELLFLQTAQDKNPRLKRKLTLK, from the coding sequence ATGCAATACACAAAAGCAATCCTTGTTTCTTTAGGTACAATCTCACTCATTTGGGCCCTTAACCGATCGTGGGGCAGTATTCCAGCTTTTGCACCACTCCTTAGTCCGTTCGTTGGTTTCTGGCAAAATGCCGAGTCCGTCAACAATGCCGATGAAGAAATTACGCTGGAAGGCACCAAGGCGCCCGTTACGGTTATTTTTGACGATCTGGCTATTCCGCACGTCTTTGCACAAAACGATGCAGATGCCTACTTCACCCAGGGCTATCTGACCGCCCGCGACCGCCTTTGGCAAATGGAATTTCAGACGCACGCAGCCGCCGGACGGGTTTCTGAACTGGTGGGCGATAAAGCACTTGAACTGGACCGATATAACCGACGGCTGGGCATGGGCTTCGGTGCCGAAAAAGCGGTTAAAGAAATGTTGGCAGACCCTCGCACACGCGAAGCGATTGAGTCGTATACAGCTGGTATAAATGCTTATATCAACCAGCTTTCGCCATCTGGTTATCCACTCGAATACAAGCTGTTAGGCTACGCCCCCGAGCCCTGGCAACCCATTAAATGCGCCTATTTCCTGAAATATATGTCGGGGGTGTTAGCGCTCGGTGCCGATGACCTGAATATGAGCAATGTGCTGAAAAAATACGGCACCGTTGTTACGAACGACCTTTTTCCAGATTACCCCTTCCGGGAAGACCCCATCATTCCGGCAGGCACGAAGTGGGATTTTACTCCGGTGAAGATACCGGCCGTACCCGCTAATTCACAGACCGATACAAAGCCGCTGGCCATGAACTGGCCCGAACATGACCCGGCTATTGGGAGTAACAACTGGGCTGTTGGCCCGCAGAAATCAGCGACAGGGTACCCAATTCTGGCTAATGACCCCCACCTCACCCTAAGTTTGCCGTCGATCTGGTACCAGATTCAGCTGGTTACGCCCACCATGAACGTGTACGGAGCCTCCATGCCCGGATCGCCGGGGGTTATTATTGGCTTCAACAAGCAGATTGCCTGGGGTGTAACCAACGTGGGTGCTGATGTTCTGGATTTCTATCAGATTCGGTTCAAAGATGCTTCCCGCCGTGAATACTGGCACGACAATAAGTGGAAGCCGGTAACCCGTCGGTTAGAAGTGATCAAAGTGAAAGGGCAGGCCGACGTAATTGATACCGTTCTGTACACCCATCATGGCCCAATTATGTATGAAGTGGGTCAGAAGCCGTTTGCCAGCAATGTGCCGGTGGGGTATGCCGCCCGTTGGATTGCTCATGAAGCCTCCAACGACTTTCTGACCTATTATTTGCTCGACCGTGCCAAAAACCACGATGATTATCGAAAAGCCTTAAGCTCCTACAGCGCTCCGGCTCAGAATTTCGTGTTTGCCGATATCGCCAAAGATATTGCCATCTCGCCAAATGGCCGGTTTCCGCTGAAGTGGAAAGATCAGGGCAAGTTTTTGCTGGATGGCACGAACCCCGCCCACGACTGGCAGGGCTGGATTCCGGCCGCACAGAACCCGCACGTCAAAAATCCGTCCAGAGGGTTTGTTAGTTCAGCTAACCAGTCGTCTACTGACCCAACTTATCCGTATTACATCAACTGGCAATTTGGCTCTTATGAGCGTGGTGCCCGGATCAATCAGCGGCTGACGGCTATGAAAAACGCCACGGCTGATAGCTTGCGGGTGTTGCAAAATGACAATCGAAACGTAAGGGCTACCGATGCCCTTCCGGTGTTTCTGCCTTACATACAGGAGAAGGGCTTATCCGGCGCGCAAGCCAAAGCACTGGCCATCATTAAAAAGTGGCAATATAATAATGATGTCGCGGAGATAGGCCCAACCATTTTTACGGAGTGGATGCGTCAGTGTATGGATGGTGTCTGGAAAGATGATTTTCCGGGTAATGACAGTACCACGCTCCGGTACCCAAGTTTCGACCGGATGCTTCAACTGGCCGAGAAAGACCCGGCATCGCACTGGTTTGACGATATAACAACGCCCGCCAAAGAAACAATTGTACTTGTACTAACCAAAAGCTTTCAGTCGGCAGTCGATTCGCTTACGCATCGGCACGGGCCTCTGGGAGAATCCTGGCAATGGGGCAAGCATAAGGCTACCCGTATCGGGCACCTGGCCCGGCTAGATGCGCTAAGTGCCTTGAATGTGCAGATTGGAGGAGGGGCTGGCATTGTCAACGCCACCACCGAACGGACCGGGCCATCGTGGCGGATGGTTGTTGCTCTCGGACCGACCCCCAAAGCGTATGGCGTCTATCCCGGCGGACAATCGGGTAATCCGGGCAGTCCTTATTACCTGAACATGCTCGAAACCTGGCGAACGGGCCAACTGAATGAATTGCTTTTCCTGCAAACAGCACAGGACAAAAATCCAAGACTAAAACGGAAACTAACCTTGAAATAA
- a CDS encoding hypothetical protein (KEGG: hypothetical protein), with product MIELVLIAILSLLAQLFLPWWSLAIVAFGICFWRSQRAGGAFLQGFVGVAIVWLLYAGLLHAQTDGVFTGRMSELLFKTNTTVLPLLVVTLLGGLVGGLAGLSGFLVKKATVK from the coding sequence ATGATTGAACTTGTTCTTATTGCCATTCTGAGCCTGCTGGCTCAACTTTTTCTTCCCTGGTGGAGCCTTGCCATTGTTGCGTTTGGCATTTGTTTCTGGCGTAGCCAACGGGCGGGCGGTGCTTTCTTGCAGGGTTTCGTGGGCGTAGCAATTGTGTGGTTACTGTATGCCGGTCTGCTCCACGCACAAACCGATGGCGTTTTTACCGGACGCATGAGCGAATTGCTCTTTAAAACTAATACAACCGTGCTTCCTTTGCTGGTTGTTACGCTGCTGGGTGGCCTGGTTGGTGGATTAGCAGGCTTGTCGGGTTTCCTGGTTAAAAAGGCAACGGTAAAGTAG
- a CDS encoding outer membrane chaperone Skp (OmpH) (PFAM: outer membrane chaperone Skp (OmpH)~KEGG: aav:Aave_1832 outer membrane chaperone Skp (OmpH)), whose amino-acid sequence MKNASLILNVVLTIAVAVLYYLHFKGPQAETDSAVKSPVEAKGRAIVYVNVDSLLTKYDYFKDTQKVLESKRFQLENDLAAKGRNLQNKVAFFQQRAATMTQEQGRATEASLQKEQQDILAFRERAAQGLASEEQDKNKQLYDQIYDYLKKENATNKYEFVLGYTKGGGILFADPSGDRTSKILAGLNKEYQAKQTKK is encoded by the coding sequence GTGAAGAATGCCTCATTGATTCTGAACGTCGTTCTGACGATTGCCGTAGCTGTATTATACTACCTACATTTTAAAGGCCCTCAGGCCGAAACCGATTCTGCCGTAAAATCACCCGTTGAGGCCAAAGGCCGGGCTATCGTCTATGTAAATGTTGACTCGCTGCTAACTAAATACGACTATTTTAAAGACACCCAGAAAGTGCTTGAGAGCAAGCGTTTTCAGCTGGAGAACGACCTGGCTGCCAAAGGCCGGAACTTACAGAATAAAGTGGCTTTCTTTCAGCAACGCGCGGCTACTATGACGCAGGAGCAGGGACGGGCAACGGAAGCATCGCTCCAGAAAGAACAGCAGGACATCCTGGCCTTCCGGGAGCGTGCTGCACAGGGTCTGGCCAGCGAAGAGCAGGACAAAAACAAGCAGTTGTACGACCAGATTTACGACTATCTGAAAAAAGAGAATGCTACCAACAAATATGAATTTGTGCTGGGTTACACAAAAGGTGGCGGGATTCTGTTCGCCGACCCATCGGGCGACCGCACCAGCAAAATTCTGGCTGGTTTGAACAAAGAGTATCAGGCGAAGCAGACGAAGAAATAA
- a CDS encoding SsrA-binding protein (TIGRFAM: SsrA-binding protein~PFAM: SmpB protein~KEGG: atu:Atu1025 SsrA-binding protein) — MATASIVKQVDIRNRRASFEYSFLETYTAGIVLTGTEIKSVRQGKVNLQDAYCLIHGDELFIRQMSISIYTEGTHYNHEPLRDRKLLLTKREIRRLTEKLKDQGLTIVPIRMFTSERGFAKVEIALAKGKKLYDKRDSIKERDVEREMQRERY; from the coding sequence ATGGCTACCGCTTCTATAGTTAAACAAGTTGATATTCGTAATCGTCGGGCTTCCTTTGAGTATTCGTTTCTTGAAACTTATACGGCCGGTATTGTCCTGACGGGTACCGAAATAAAGTCCGTTCGGCAGGGGAAAGTAAACTTGCAGGACGCTTACTGCCTGATTCATGGTGATGAGCTGTTTATCCGCCAGATGAGCATATCCATTTATACTGAAGGCACGCACTATAATCATGAACCCCTTCGGGATCGTAAACTGCTGCTGACAAAGCGTGAAATCAGGCGGCTTACTGAGAAGTTGAAAGACCAGGGACTCACCATTGTGCCCATTCGTATGTTCACAAGCGAGCGGGGTTTTGCTAAAGTGGAAATAGCCCTCGCAAAGGGTAAAAAATTATACGACAAACGAGATAGCATTAAGGAGCGTGACGTAGAACGGGAGATGCAGCGGGAACGGTATTAA
- a CDS encoding HNH endonuclease (PFAM: HNH endonuclease~SMART: HNH nuclease~KEGG: mxa:MXAN_1486 HNH endonuclease domain- containing protein), producing MGRKVLVLNQDYSAFSICSVPKAFLLVYLDKAELVAESEQFMLRTVSAEYPMPSVIRLHRYVSLPYKGVMLTRQNIFKRDGHHCQYCGTTEDLTLDHVLPKSRGGKTSWDNLATACKRCNSRKGDYTPEEANLKLRQKPFKPTFLVFLREFSGSLEQSWMPFLAKKEKAFK from the coding sequence ATGGGTAGGAAAGTATTAGTCTTAAATCAAGATTACAGTGCATTCAGCATCTGCTCCGTTCCCAAAGCATTCTTGCTGGTCTATTTGGATAAAGCAGAACTTGTTGCAGAATCTGAGCAGTTCATGCTTCGAACCGTTTCGGCGGAATACCCGATGCCGTCAGTTATTCGTCTTCACCGGTACGTTAGTCTTCCTTACAAAGGAGTAATGCTCACCAGACAGAATATCTTTAAGCGCGACGGACATCATTGTCAGTATTGTGGCACAACAGAAGACTTAACGCTTGATCACGTACTGCCAAAATCGAGAGGGGGTAAGACCAGTTGGGATAACCTGGCAACTGCCTGCAAGCGATGCAACTCCCGAAAAGGCGATTACACGCCGGAGGAAGCAAATCTCAAACTACGTCAAAAACCATTTAAGCCAACATTCCTGGTTTTCCTAAGGGAGTTTTCCGGCTCGCTGGAGCAAAGCTGGATGCCATTCCTGGCTAAGAAGGAAAAAGCGTTTAAATAA